A window of Blautia argi genomic DNA:
TACAGTTGTAGGCTTTATCGGACCGGAATATCTTTACGATTCCAAACAGGTAACCCGTGCAGGGCTGGAAGACCACTTTATGGGCAAACTTACTGGTATTCCTATGGGCTGCGACGCATGCTACACCAATCATATGAAGACAGACCAGAATGATATTGAAAATCTGGCAACCCTTCTGGTGGCAGCAGGCTGCAACTACATCATGGGTGTTCCGGAAGGCGATGACTGTATGCTGATGTACCAGTGTACCGGTTATCACGAAGCAGCCAGCTTAAGAGAGGTATTCGGACTTCGTCCAATCCGCGAATTTGATATGTGGCTGGAAAAAATGGGATTCTCCAAAGACGGCAAGCTGACACCGCTTGCAGGAGATGCGTCAGTATTTTTGAAATAGGAGGTAGCATATCTTGGTAAACGAAAACGATTTAAGAACAATCATTGCACAGGTTCTGCAGGAAATGAACCTGGATTCTAAAAAAGAAGAAAATGAAACCGCGGTTACAGGCTGTGCGTCCTGCCAAAAAGAACCGGAAATCGAAGAAGGCTGTATTCCTGACGTGACAGAAGTGGATATCCGCAAACAGTATCTGGTAAAAGACCCGGTAAATAAAGAAGCATATTATGATTTGAAACAGTACGCACCCTGCCGTCTGGGAATCGGCAAGGCAGGCGCAAGATATAAAACAGACCCTGTACTGCAGTTCCGGGCAGCACACTCTGCTGCACAGGACGCAGTATTCTCTGATGTAGACCAGGGCTTCATTGACAGCATGGGACTGTTCTCTGTAAAGACACAGTGCGAAAACAAAGACGTATATCTGACCCGTCCGGATTTGGGAAGAAAGCTGGACGATGAGGCAGTAAAAACTATTAAAGAAAAATGCAGAATGAACCCAACAGTTCAGATTTTCGTATCAGACGGTCTGAGTTCCGCAGCAGTTGCAGCCAATGTAGGCGACGTGCTTCCGGCAATTGAGCAGGGATTAAAGAGCTACGGTATTGATACAGGTGTTCCGTTCTTTGTAAAATACGGACGCGTAGGCGCTATGGATCAGGTTTCTGAAATTACAGGCGCAGACGTTACCTGTGTATTGATTGGAGAGCGTCCGGGACTGATTACCGCAGAATCCATGTCTGCATACATTGCATACAAAGCAACCGTGGGAATGCCAGAAGCCAGACGAACCGTTGTTTCCAATATTCACAAGGCTGGAACCATACCGGCTGAGGCAGGCGCACATATTGCAGATATTATTAAAAAGATTCTGGACAACAAGGCAAGCGGAACTGATTTGAAGCTGTAAGGATTAACATAAGCGTAAATAAATTCAGAGAGTAAGAGGAGGAAAATCCATGAAACGAGATCCCGTAAGAGCTACCGTTCTTGCATCAAAAATTATTCCAAACGTCAGCCCGGATATGGCAAAAGAGCTGAATCTGGAACCGGGCATGAAATCTCTGGCTCTGGTTACTGCAGACAGTGATGACGTTACTTATACAGCCCTTGATGAGGCAACAAAAAAAGCAGATGTAAAGGTTGTTTATGCAAAGAGTTTCTACGCAGGCGCAGCCAATGCGAACACAAAGCTGGCAGGAGAAATCATCGGTATCCTGGCAGGTCCTAATCCGGCAGAAGTAAAAAGTGGACTGGAAGCCTGTGTGGACGTGATTGAAAACCAGGCATACTTTATTTCCGCAAATGACGATGATTCCATTATTTATTATGCACAGTGCATTTCCAGAACAGGTTCCTATCTTTCCGAAGGCGCCGGTATTCAGGAAGGCGAAGCTCTGGCTTATCTGATTGCACCGCCGCTGGAAGCAATGTACGGTGTAGATGCAGCTTTAAAGGCAGCAGATGTGAAAATGTGCGTATTGTATGCACCGCCGTCAGAAACCAACTTTGGAGGCGCGCTTCTGACAGGAAGCCAGTCTGCTTGTAAGGCTGCCTGCGATGCTTTTGCAGCAGCAGTGGAATTTGTAGCTGAGAACCCCAGAGAATAAGAGAGAAGGTAAACCATGAATGCACTGGGAATGATTGAAACATACGGCTACCTTACAGCAGTCGAAGCTTTGGACAGTGCATTAAAGGCTGCCAATGTATCTTTGGTAGATGTGGTTCGGGTAAGAGGCGGTCTGGTGACCGTTCTGATAGAAGGTGATGTAGGTGCGGTAAAGGCTGCGGTAGACGCAGCCGCAGCCGCTGCCGAAAGAGTGGGAGAAGTAGTCAGCGTCCATGTGATTCCGCGACCGGACGATTCTGTAAAGAGCATGCTCACTGCACACCCTGAACATGGGAACAGGAAGTGTACCGCTGCAGACCAGAGTTTGAACCAGGAGAGCAGCAGACAGGAAGAAAGTGAGAAGAAAAAACTGTTGATGCGGCAGATAATTTCGAAAAAGCTCATATGGAAGAGGCGGAAAAATCTTCTACAGAAACACTTTCTGAAAAACAGACGGAAAATCCGGCAGAAGTATTCTCAGAAGAACAGACAGAATCTCCTACAGAAACATCGAAAGAATCCTTCACTGAGGAACAAAAAGAGCAGCCCGTACAGGAGTTCAAAGAAAGCGTGACAGAATATCCGGCAGACATAAAGCAGACTTATACCGGGGAAGAGATGAAAAAGATGACCGTGGCAAAGCTGAGATCTCTGGCACGGGAGTTGAAAATCACCAATATGACCCCACAGGAAATCCGCTTTGCAAAGAAACAGGATTTGATTGACGCGATCCTGAAATTTACCGGAGAAAAGAGGTAGATTATGCAGTTATATGACAAAGACCTTTTGTCAGTACAGGAAGTGCGCGAGCTGGTAGAAAAGGCAAAGGCTGCACAGCAGGAATTGGCAGCAAAGAGTCAGGCAGAGGTAGACAGAATCGTAAAATCTGTTGCACAGGCAGGCGTGAGAAATGCACAGCGCCTGGCAAAGCTGGCTCATGAAGAAACCGGATTCGGCGTAGAGGCTGACAAAGTAATCAAAAATGTATTCGCCAGCGACGGCGTATACCAACATATAAAAGATATGAAAACCATTGGGGAACTGGAACGGGACGAGGAAAGAAAAATCCGTACCATTGCAGTTCCGGTAGGGGTAATTGCGGGACTGATTCCTTCTACAAACCCTACCTCAACCGCATTATATAAAGCAGAGATTGCCATTAAAGCGGGAAATGCCATTGTATTTTCTCCACACCCAAACGCCAGAAACTGTATTCTGGAAACCGTGAAGGTAATCCGTCAGGCGATTGTAGAAGCAGGAGGAAATGAAAACCTGGTATCCTGTATTACAATTCCTACCATACAGGCAACCGACAATCTCATGCGTCACCCGGACGTATCCATGATACTGGCAACCGGAGGCTCTGCCATGGTAAGGGCTGCTTATTCTTCAGGAACCCCTGCCATTGGAGTGGGTCCGGGAAACGGTCCGGCTTATATCGAAAAAACGGCAGATGTGAAGCTGGCAGTAAAACGGATTCTGGATTCTAAAACCTTTGATAACGGTACCATTTGTGCTTCTGAACAGTCTGTGGTCTGCGACGAAGAGATGCGGGCAGAGGTACAGGCAGAAATGGAACGTCAGGGCGCTTATTTCCTGACACCGGAGCAGATTAAAAAGCTGGGAAGCTTTATTTTAAGAGCCAACGGTACTATGAATCCTATGATTGTAGGAAAATCCGCAAGGGTGATTGCAGATTTGGCAGGCATCGAGGTGCCGGAGGGAACCAGAGTGCTGGTGGCAGAGGAAACCGGCATTGGCAGGGGACACCCGTACTCCAACGAAAAGCTGGCTCCCATATTGGCCTTTTACACAGCCCCGTCCTATGTAGAAATCTGTGAGCTGTGTACAGAGATTCTGCACTACGAAGGAGCAGGACATACCTTCTCCATGCATACCAAAGATGAAAATATGGTAACTTATTTTGCACAGAGAATCCCGGCGTCCAGAATTATTGTAAATACTCCAAGCGCTCTTGGCGGAATCGGAGGAACTACGGGGCTGCAGCCGGCTCTGACATTGGGCTGCGGCGCAGTTGGCGGAAGCGCAACCTCAGAAAACGTAGGGCCAAAGCATTTAATGAACCTGCGCTATGTGGCAGAAGGGCTTTCAGAATTGGAGGATATTAAAGGAACTCTTCCGGATTGTTCAGAAGGTATCTGCAAGCCGCAGAAATTTGACGATATTGACATTGACGCAGTGGTAAGCGAGATTATCAAGCGTCTTCAGAATTCATAAAGGATAGAGATAAGGAGGAATTATTATGGCAGCACAGCAGGCGTTAGGAATGATTGAAACAAAAGGGCTGGTTGCATCAATTGAAGCAGCAGATGCAATGGTAAAGGCAGCAAACGTAACCTTAATCGGAAAAGAACATGTAGGCGGAGGCCTTGTAACCGTTATGGTAAGAGGCGATGTAGGAGCTGTAAAAGCAGCCACAGACGCAGGAGCAGCGGCAGCAGAACGCGTAGGCGAACTGGTATCCATTCATGTAATCCCAAGACCACACGAAGAAGTAGAAGCAATTCTGCCTTCTGTAAACAGATTATAAAATAGGGAAGAGGAAATAAGGAGGAATCTATTATGGCAGCACAGCAGGCGTTAGGAATGATTGAAACAAAAGGACTGGTTGCATCAATTGAAGCAGCAGATGCAATGGTAAAGGCAGCAAACGTAACCTTAATCGGAAAAGAACATGTAGGCGGAGGTCTTGTGACCGTTATGGTAAGAGGTGACGTAGGAGCTGTAAAGGCAGCTACAGACGCAGGAGCAGCGGCAGCAGAGCGCGTAGGCGAGCTGGTATCCATTCATGTAATCCCAAGACCACACGAAGAGGTGGAAGGAATTTTACCTTCTCTTACAAAATAATCTTAAATTAAGAAGGCAGGCTGGTGGGACTGGGCGTGAGAGGGATAAAAAGTTCCTTTGATGCCACAGTCCGTCAGCAGGAGAGGAGGTGGATTACCTGATATGAAAGTGATAACAGAAGCCATATTACGCAGCGAGCTTCGGGCATCTACCCCGGAAGCCTATACCGTACCGGAGGGAAAAATCCTCTCTCCGGCCGCAAGAGAATATCTGCAGCAGTGCAAAATCCGTATTGAGGACGGGAAAGGGAAAAAGAACCCGGTAAAGAAAGCAGAGGAAGAACAGACCGCAGAGAAGCCGGAGATTCAGGCAACCAAGGTGCTTCCTATGCCGGAGGTGCAGGTGGAAAAAGAGGCAAAGCCGAAATTTGTGGATTATGATACAGGGGCTTACTATTACGAGAAACCGGAGCATATGACCCATTTGTACGGCAATACCTTAGTGCCAAAAGACCATAAAAGGATTTTTTTCAGAGGAAAGCTGGATAGTCTGGAAACACTTTTTGTTCTAAACCAGACCCTTCTTCTGGAAATGGGAGAATCCCAGAAGCTCATCGATGATTTGCAGGACGTTCTGGTAAGTCTGAGAGAAATGATGCGGTGTGATGTTATGAATGAGCCGTTTCGCAGAGAATTCATTATCGGGTTAAGCCATGCAGAACTTAGAGAGCATTCTCACAATCCTATGAAGTTCTACAAGATTAAGCAGATGGTGCTTCCGGATTACACCCTGGGAAAGGCATATGCGCTTTTAAATCAGTTAAGAGCCGCTGTCCGGGAAGTGGAAGTGGCAGCCGCCACGGCTTTCCATGAGGGCAGAACCTATGCCAGAGAAGATATTATTGAGGAATTAAACAGAATGTCCAGTGCCATGCACATTATTATGTGCAAATACCTGGCAGAAGCCTATAAGGAGTAAGCATGGAACAACTGATTAGAAAAGTGCTGGACACAATCACAAACGCAGGACTGGTGGAGGTGGAGGTTTCCGCCCGCCATGTACATCTGACCCAGGAAGATGTGGAAAAACTTTTCGGAAAAGGTCAGGTGCTTCATGAGAAGCGTCCCCTTTCCCAAAAGGGACAGTATTTAAGCGAGGAGCGCGTAACCCTCATTGGACCCAAAGGGAAAAAGGAACGGGTGGCAGTGCTTGGCCCTGTACGGAAGGCGACTCAGGTGGAGCTTTCCGTAAGCGACTGCGTGGCACTGGGAGTACAGGCGCCTCTTCGGGAATCCGGAGATGTGAAGGACTCTGCTCCTATGATTATCGAGGGACCGGCAGGCAGCATTGCCATTTCCGAGGGAACCATTGTGGCGCATAACCACATTCACGTTCCCACAGAGGTGGCAGAAAGACTGCAGCTTTCAGATAAAGAGCATGTAAGCGTAAAAATATTAACCGAGCGTCCTGTGACCTTTGATGATGTGATTATCCGTGTCAGCGATGCATTTAATTTCAAAATGCATATAGATTTTGACGAGGCAAATGCAGCGTCAGTAAAGGGATTTACCCTGGGCAAGATTATACGGAGAGAGTAAGGAGTGCAGTTGCAGTATGGATATCAGGCAAGTGGAAGAATTTATGAAATGTGTGGCAGAATCAGAAACAAAGACCTTTCCTTTCAAAGGAAAATTAAAGGTAGGGCTGGATTTGGGAACTGCCTACATTGTTCTTGTAGTATTAGATGAAGAAAACAATCCGGTGGCATGTGAAAAGCAGGCAGCCAGCGTTTTGCGGGACGGTGTTGTGGTAGACTATTCAGGCGCCCTTGACATTGTACGCCGCTTAAAGGAAAAGCTGGAAAAGAGAATCGGACAGGAATTGGTAAACTGTGCCATTGCCATGCCGGCAGGTACGGAGAGCAGTACCAAAACCCACTGCTATCTGGCAGAAGGGGCAGGCTTTGAAGTTTCCGCAATTTTAGATGAGCCAAGCTCTGCAAACGCGGTCTATAAGATTCAGGACGGCGTGATTGTAGACATTGGCGGAGGAACTACAGGACTTGCCATTTTAAAGGACGGAAAAGTAGTGCAGGTGGAGGACGAGCCTACAGGAGGCACCCATCTTTCATTGGTGCTTGCGGGAAATTATCACGTTACCTTTGAAGAAGCAGAGGCAATCAAACAGGATTATAGCAGACACAAAGAAATTCTTCCGGTTTTAAAAGCCGTGGTAGAGAAAATTGCAACCATTATCAACCGTTATGTAAAAGGGAAAGACATTGATACCATTTACCTGTGTGGCGGTACCTGCTGCCTCACAGGGATTGAAAAAATCATAGAAAAAGAAACAGGTATCCGGACAGTCAAACCGGAGAATCCCTTCCTGGTGACTCCGGCAGGGATTGCCATGAACTGTCAGCCTGAGTAAAGCAGGCAGAAAAATGCAGAAAGGAGGAGAAACGCGTGGACACAGAACTGTTAAATGAAATCTGTAAAAGAGTGCAGGAAAAGTTAAAGGAAGCCCAGGCAAAGGCAAACACAACAGAGGAAGAAAAGGAAGCTCTTCCGTCCCTTCTGGTGCTGACGGAAGACCATGGAACCATTTGTCATGAAACTTTGGAGCATACAGAACTTGCCGGATATTATTGTATGGAATGCGCCATGCTTACAGATTATCAGTGCTGCATGAAGGATTATGAAGGCGTGGTTTTATATACGCTGTCCAACGAAGCCCTTGGAAAAGTAGCTCACGGTATCCTGGACAATGGTTTTACCAGGCTTTTGGGACAGGCGCTTCTGGAAGGAAAGAAAATCTACGCTGCCAGAGAGGGCATTGAGCTTTACCGATATGCGAACACAGCGCCCAAAGCCTTTTATCAGCGATTAGAGGAAAATCTGCAGCTTCTGACAGACAGCGGCATGGTGATTGCCCCTCATGAACACATGGCAGATTTGATTCTTCACGGAGCCGGGAAAGAAGAGAAGCAGGAGAGTAAGCAGGAATGCAGCGAAAACACCTGCGAAAGCAGGGAATGCGGCGGTAGCTTAGCTTGCGAACCGGTCAAAGAAGCTGTGAAAGACCCGGAGCCGGAATTAAAAGAAGCAGCGCTGGACAAGAAAATCATCACAGAAAAAGATATGATTGCCCTTGGAAATCAGCGGATAAAGCGGGTACTGATACAAGAGAAAGCCATTTTATCCGACCTTGCAAAAGAATATGCCAAAAAGCATAAAATGCTCATAGAACGCAGAGAAATCTCCTCAGGAAAGAGAGAACAGCGCCTATGAAAACAGGAAAAGTGATTGGAAATATCTGGGCAACCAGAAAAGAGGAAAAGCTGGCAGGTTTAAAGCTGCTGGTCATTCAGCCCATAAACCTGCTGGATGATAAGGCCATTGAATATCCCATTATTGCGGCAGATATAATTGGTGCAGGCGTGGGAGAAAAAGTGATTTATGTAGGCGGAAGTTCTGCCCGGACTGCGGCAGGGGGAAGTGATATTCCCGTAGACGCTACAGTGGTGGGAATTGTAGATGACCAGGAAATTGAGGAAAATCTGATTTAAGCGGAAAGCGGTGATGCTATGAGTTTCGTAGAAACCATCAAGGAAGCGGGAATTGTGGGAGCCGGCGGCGCCGGTTTTCCCACTTATGTAAAGCTGAATGCAAAGGCAGAATATTTTATCATCAATGCAGCGGAATGTGAGCCTCTCATTGAAACCGATAAATATCTCTGTCGAACATTTCCCGAACGAATTATCAGGACAGCGGTGTTGGTTGCCGAACATCTGGAGGCAGCCCACTGCGTTATTGCCACAAAGGCAAAATATAAAAGAGAAATTGCTGCCCTGCAGCAGGAGATAGACCGTCAGAATGCAAAGGTAGAGATTTTCGGCATGAGAACCTTTTATCCTGCAGGAGATGAGCAGGTGATTGTGCAGGAGGTTACCGGAAGAAGTGTTCCGGAAAGAGGTCTGCCTCTGGACGTAGGCTGTGTAGTAGACAATGTGGGAACCGTGCTATCCATTGCAGATGCCCTGGAGGGAAAGCCTGTTTCGGAAAAATATCTTTCCGTTACAGGCGCTGTCAGCCACACCGGTATGTATCATGTGCCTTTAGGAACACCGATTACACAGATACTGGAAAGCGCAAAACTCACAGAACGGGAGTACGCCGTGATTCTGGGCGGTCCCATGATGGGAAAGATGTTAAAAACAGAGGAAGAAATCAAAAAAGCCTGTGTCACAAAGACTACGGGAAATCTTCTGGTATTGCCAAAAGACCATTATCTGGTAAAGAGAAGCGAGCTGCCAAGGGAGCGTATGATTCGCCAGGCGGCGGCAGCCTGTATCCAGTGCAGAATGTGTACAGATATGTGCCCGCGTTTTATGCTGGGACATGAAATAAGACCAAACGTGGTTATGAGAAATCTGTGGAGAGAAAGCATGCTCACAGATGCGACAGAATTTGAAGCAGCCTTTGGCAGTGCAGTAAACTGCTGCAGCTGCGGCGTGTGCGAAATGTTTGCATGTCCTATGGGGCTCTCCCCCAGAAAGATGAACGAATATGCCAAGGGTCTGTTAAGGGAAAAGGGAATCAATCCGGAAAGAAATATGCGGCCACAAGCCAGAGAGGGTATAGAAAATCGAAAGATTCCGACAGAGCGGCTCATTGCCAGACTGGATTTGACGCCTTATGTGACCCATGAGTTGCCTGAGGAAAGAAAACTGTCTGTAAAAGAATGCAGGATTCCTCTTTCCCAGCATATCGGCAAGCCGGCGCTGGCAGCCGTACATGTAGGGGAGCGGGTAGAAAAGAATGCTCTGGTAGCCCAGGCGGCAGAAGGACTTTCCGTGAATATTCATACAGGAATGGCAGGTATTGTAAAAGAAGTGACAGATACATATATCAGAATCTGTGGAGAGGAGGTATAAAGCATGGGCAAAGCAATCGGTATGGTGGAACTGTCCAGCATTGCAAGAGGAATTGAAACCAGTGACTTTATGGTAAAGGCCGCACAGGTTGATTTGATACGCTCTTCCACAGTTTGTCCGGGAAAATATATTATCATTGT
This region includes:
- the eutC gene encoding ethanolamine ammonia-lyase subunit EutC, whose translation is MVNENDLRTIIAQVLQEMNLDSKKEENETAVTGCASCQKEPEIEEGCIPDVTEVDIRKQYLVKDPVNKEAYYDLKQYAPCRLGIGKAGARYKTDPVLQFRAAHSAAQDAVFSDVDQGFIDSMGLFSVKTQCENKDVYLTRPDLGRKLDDEAVKTIKEKCRMNPTVQIFVSDGLSSAAVAANVGDVLPAIEQGLKSYGIDTGVPFFVKYGRVGAMDQVSEITGADVTCVLIGERPGLITAESMSAYIAYKATVGMPEARRTVVSNIHKAGTIPAEAGAHIADIIKKILDNKASGTDLKL
- the pduL gene encoding phosphate propanoyltransferase, with product MEQLIRKVLDTITNAGLVEVEVSARHVHLTQEDVEKLFGKGQVLHEKRPLSQKGQYLSEERVTLIGPKGKKERVAVLGPVRKATQVELSVSDCVALGVQAPLRESGDVKDSAPMIIEGPAGSIAISEGTIVAHNHIHVPTEVAERLQLSDKEHVSVKILTERPVTFDDVIIRVSDAFNFKMHIDFDEANAASVKGFTLGKIIRRE
- a CDS encoding Rho termination factor N-terminal domain-containing protein → MTEYPADIKQTYTGEEMKKMTVAKLRSLARELKITNMTPQEIRFAKKQDLIDAILKFTGEKR
- a CDS encoding EutN/CcmL family microcompartment protein, encoding MKTGKVIGNIWATRKEEKLAGLKLLVIQPINLLDDKAIEYPIIAADIIGAGVGEKVIYVGGSSARTAAGGSDIPVDATVVGIVDDQEIEENLI
- a CDS encoding 4Fe-4S dicluster domain-containing protein, whose product is MSFVETIKEAGIVGAGGAGFPTYVKLNAKAEYFIINAAECEPLIETDKYLCRTFPERIIRTAVLVAEHLEAAHCVIATKAKYKREIAALQQEIDRQNAKVEIFGMRTFYPAGDEQVIVQEVTGRSVPERGLPLDVGCVVDNVGTVLSIADALEGKPVSEKYLSVTGAVSHTGMYHVPLGTPITQILESAKLTEREYAVILGGPMMGKMLKTEEEIKKACVTKTTGNLLVLPKDHYLVKRSELPRERMIRQAAAACIQCRMCTDMCPRFMLGHEIRPNVVMRNLWRESMLTDATEFEAAFGSAVNCCSCGVCEMFACPMGLSPRKMNEYAKGLLREKGINPERNMRPQAREGIENRKIPTERLIARLDLTPYVTHELPEERKLSVKECRIPLSQHIGKPALAAVHVGERVEKNALVAQAAEGLSVNIHTGMAGIVKEVTDTYIRICGEEV
- the eutM gene encoding ethanolamine utilization microcompartment protein EutM; protein product: MAAQQALGMIETKGLVASIEAADAMVKAANVTLIGKEHVGGGLVTVMVRGDVGAVKAATDAGAAAAERVGELVSIHVIPRPHEEVEAILPSVNRL
- a CDS encoding ATP-binding protein, which produces MKVITEAILRSELRASTPEAYTVPEGKILSPAAREYLQQCKIRIEDGKGKKNPVKKAEEEQTAEKPEIQATKVLPMPEVQVEKEAKPKFVDYDTGAYYYEKPEHMTHLYGNTLVPKDHKRIFFRGKLDSLETLFVLNQTLLLEMGESQKLIDDLQDVLVSLREMMRCDVMNEPFRREFIIGLSHAELREHSHNPMKFYKIKQMVLPDYTLGKAYALLNQLRAAVREVEVAAATAFHEGRTYAREDIIEELNRMSSAMHIIMCKYLAEAYKE
- the eutL gene encoding ethanolamine utilization microcompartment protein EutL, giving the protein MKRDPVRATVLASKIIPNVSPDMAKELNLEPGMKSLALVTADSDDVTYTALDEATKKADVKVVYAKSFYAGAANANTKLAGEIIGILAGPNPAEVKSGLEACVDVIENQAYFISANDDDSIIYYAQCISRTGSYLSEGAGIQEGEALAYLIAPPLEAMYGVDAALKAADVKMCVLYAPPSETNFGGALLTGSQSACKAACDAFAAAVEFVAENPRE
- a CDS encoding acetaldehyde dehydrogenase (acetylating); this encodes MQLYDKDLLSVQEVRELVEKAKAAQQELAAKSQAEVDRIVKSVAQAGVRNAQRLAKLAHEETGFGVEADKVIKNVFASDGVYQHIKDMKTIGELERDEERKIRTIAVPVGVIAGLIPSTNPTSTALYKAEIAIKAGNAIVFSPHPNARNCILETVKVIRQAIVEAGGNENLVSCITIPTIQATDNLMRHPDVSMILATGGSAMVRAAYSSGTPAIGVGPGNGPAYIEKTADVKLAVKRILDSKTFDNGTICASEQSVVCDEEMRAEVQAEMERQGAYFLTPEQIKKLGSFILRANGTMNPMIVGKSARVIADLAGIEVPEGTRVLVAEETGIGRGHPYSNEKLAPILAFYTAPSYVEICELCTEILHYEGAGHTFSMHTKDENMVTYFAQRIPASRIIVNTPSALGGIGGTTGLQPALTLGCGAVGGSATSENVGPKHLMNLRYVAEGLSELEDIKGTLPDCSEGICKPQKFDDIDIDAVVSEIIKRLQNS
- the eutJ gene encoding ethanolamine utilization protein EutJ: MDIRQVEEFMKCVAESETKTFPFKGKLKVGLDLGTAYIVLVVLDEENNPVACEKQAASVLRDGVVVDYSGALDIVRRLKEKLEKRIGQELVNCAIAMPAGTESSTKTHCYLAEGAGFEVSAILDEPSSANAVYKIQDGVIVDIGGGTTGLAILKDGKVVQVEDEPTGGTHLSLVLAGNYHVTFEEAEAIKQDYSRHKEILPVLKAVVEKIATIINRYVKGKDIDTIYLCGGTCCLTGIEKIIEKETGIRTVKPENPFLVTPAGIAMNCQPE
- the eutM gene encoding ethanolamine utilization microcompartment protein EutM, with the translated sequence MAAQQALGMIETKGLVASIEAADAMVKAANVTLIGKEHVGGGLVTVMVRGDVGAVKAATDAGAAAAERVGELVSIHVIPRPHEEVEGILPSLTK
- a CDS encoding BMC domain-containing protein, with product MNALGMIETYGYLTAVEALDSALKAANVSLVDVVRVRGGLVTVLIEGDVGAVKAAVDAAAAAAERVGEVVSVHVIPRPDDSVKSMLTAHPEHGNRKCTAADQSLNQESSRQEESEKKKLLMRQIISKKLIWKRRKNLLQKHFLKNRRKIRQKYSQKNRQNLLQKHRKNPSLRNKKSSPYRSSKKA